The proteins below are encoded in one region of Rana temporaria chromosome 2, aRanTem1.1, whole genome shotgun sequence:
- the WBP4 gene encoding WW domain-binding protein 4 has translation MADYWKSQPKKFCIYCKCWIADNKPSIDFHERGKNHKENVIKKISEIKQRSMAKVKEAEKQSKEFAAMEEAALKAYEEDLKRLEGTKPAPIAPVGPTIEERRARDEQKRKEIEAIEKHHAKKKWTKAYSSEGYPYYYNTLSGDTQWEAPDGFQDTEDKSEEQGAKPVWVEGVSEEGYTYYYNAETGESRWEKPEDFICGLPSKEDQESPTDKPEDTVAEEKADSVELKPETSSDESSQSEQATSAPSVTKTVKINFRSKKEKKTDKTPEVDSKEEDNEVKQDTKEDDSSKKQIPSQRPKKANPYGSWEEITQEEDPYDNVDLELPNMEYDEPQASVPDIPQEPKVYFKEKTITSLGDTVVGTSVFKKRKLENVKSRNIRQRLTDQ, from the exons At GGCTGACTACTGGAAATCTCAGCCTAAGAAATTTTGCATTTATTGCAAGTGTTGGATTGCTGACAATAAGCCG agtatTGACTTCCATGAGCGGGGAAAAAACCATAAAGAAAATGTTATCAAGAAAATCAGTGAG ATTAAAcaaagaagtatggccaaagtcaAGGAAGCTGAAAAGCAGTCAAAGGAATTTGCTGCCATGGAAGAAGCGGCATTAAAGGCATATGAAGAAGATTTGAAGAGACTCGAGGGCACAAAACCAG CTCCTATAGCTCCTGTAGGTCCAACAATTGAGGAGAGAAGAGCACGTGATgaacaaaaaaggaaagaaatagaAGCTATAGAAAAAcaccatgctaaaaaaaaatggacaaaggCATACTCTTCAGAAGGATACCCATACTACTACAATACATTGTCTGGAG atACTCAGTGGGAGGCaccagatggattccaggacacTGAGGACAAGTCTGAAGAG caaGGAGCCAAACCTGTGTGGGTAGAAGGTGTGTCTGAAGAGGGTTACACATACTACTACAATGCTGAAACAGGAG aaTCCAGGTGGGAAAAACCAGAGGACTTTATTTGTGGTCTTCCATCTAAAGAAGATCAAGAAAGTCCCACAGACAAACCAGAAGATACAGTTGCAGAGGAAAAGGCCGACAGTGTGGAGTTAAAACCTGAGACATCGTCGGATGAGTCCAGCCAATCGGAGCAAGCCACATCAGCACCTTCCGTAACAAAAACTGTTAAAATCAATTTTCGG agtaaaaaggaaaagaaaacggATAAGACCCCTGAAGTGGATAGTAAAGAAGAAGACAATGAAGTCAAGCAGGATACTAAAGAAGATGATTCCTCTAAGAAGCAGATTCCTAGCCAAAGGCCAAAAAAGGCCAATCCATACGGGTCATGGGAGGAAATTACACAGGAGGAAGACCCATA cgaCAATGTGGATTTAGAGCTTCCAAATATGGAATATGATGAACCACAAGCCTCAGTACCTGACATTCCACAAGAGCCAAAAGTCTATTTCAAGGAGAAGACCATCACCTCTCTTGGGGACACAGTAGTTGGGACTTCTGTCTTCaaaaaaaggaagctggaaaatGTAAAATCCCGGAACATACGCCAAAGACTGACTGATCAGTAA